A genomic segment from Antedon mediterranea chromosome 6, ecAntMedi1.1, whole genome shotgun sequence encodes:
- the LOC140051034 gene encoding uncharacterized protein isoform X2, which yields MDQLGVLTGPYTIKSMKPCDLNSSTRKEILEYFENSYSLNETLFTALKNKKAFYVCPDRLRLPLIFYYAHTATVYINKLILAGLITERVDMDFETLFETGVDEMSWDDTENYRMGGSFQWPSLKDVVTYRLKVRKIMRKVIEETPLKLPITMKSVWWAVLLGIEHERVHIETSSVLIRQLPLEMVTTPTGWKHAPINHGMGAGKNELITTKATEVTLGKPFDFPAFGWDNEYPTLSIKVPSFKATKYLITNKEFLEFVEDGGYKRKEFWSEEGWKWRCFRNAKHPSFWVCSSGCKSGCGGTLQGFTHCQASNIQHNGNGLNGNGHSNGYGYRTMTEVICLPGDWPVDVNYLEAKAYCAWKGPEFRLPSEAEMYVMRGAQISADAGVSCDPVFCNDFREKYNSDMIFNSSSPVNMFTASDSGFHDTFGNAWGWTEDNFNGYPGFQTHPYYDDFSDPSFDGFHNIIVGGSWASTGQQASWFNRASFRRHFFQHVGFRLVSSINTSDIPPIRVISSKVHILSVGSKENMCLLPYTHKNMFVPTANKQILNDTAGNLNKMLYKQYGVISNNYYGNLAEFVDGTMHDNNPLQSALVLGCATGRLAFHLSRTFSKVTGIDYSSRFLEAAIALKRDGTFEYSDNTHTKDNSSKTFDDSWSKKKVVVPFDIDRSRVLFKQLTWIPNELKDFDLVVLDFLDRVMNIED from the exons ATGGATCAATTAGGAGTTCTGACGGGACCATACACTATTAAATCCATGAAACCTTGTGACCTGAACTCAAGTACAAGGAA ggaaatattggaatattttgaaaatagttACAGTCTGAATGAAACTTTATTCACCGCTCTCAAAA ATAAAAAGGCATTTTATGTGTGTCCTGACAGACTTCGTCTTCCTCTTATCTTTTACTATGCACATACTGCCACTGTCTATATAAACAAACTTATATTGGCAGGTCTCATCACA GAAAGAGTAGACATGGACTTTGAGACTTTATTTGAAACGGGTGTTGATGAAATGTCATGGGATGACACA gaaaattataGGATGGGAGGAAGCTTCCAATGGCCATCCCTGAAGGATGTTGTGACGTACAGATTAAAAGTTCGCAAAATTATGCGCAAAGTTATTGAAGAAACACCGTTGAAACTACCCATTACTATGAAGAGTGTATGG tggGCAGTGTTGTTGGGGATTGAACATGAAAGAGTACACATAGAAACATCATCAGTGTTGATACGACAATTGCCACTGGAGATGGTCACCACTCCAACGGGTTGGAAACATGCTCCAATCAATCATG GTATGGGTGCtggaaaaaatgaattaattactACAAAGGCAACAGAAGTGACTTTAGGAAAACCATTTGATTTTCCTGCATTTGGATGGGATAATGAATATCCCACATTGAGTATCAA AGTGCCATCATTTAAGGCAACCAAGTATCTTATTACAAATAAAGAGTTTTTAGAATTTGTTGAAGATGGTGGATATAAAAGAAAAGAATTCTGGTCAGAAGAAGGTTGGAAATGGAGGTGCTTCAGAAATGCAAAGCATCCATCATTTTGGGTCTGTTCATCAG GTTGTAAATCAGGCTGTGGTGGCACACTTCAAGGATTTACTCACTGTCAAGCTTCTAACATACAACACAATGGAAATGGTCTTAACGGAAATGGCCACTCCAATGGATATGG GTATCGTACAATGACTGAGGTAATCTGTTTACCTGGAGATTGGCCAGTAGATGTGAACTACTTGGAAGCAAAGGCATACTGTGCATGGAAAGGGCCAGAATTTCGTCTTCCAAGTGAAGCTGAAATGTATGTAATGAGAGGAGCACAG ATATCTGCGGATGCTGGTGTTTCTTGTGATCCTGTATTTTGTAATGACTTCAGAGAGAAATACAACTCAGATATGATTTTCAACTCATCTAGC CCTGTGAATATGTTTACAGCTAGTGATTCAGGGTTTCATGACACCTTTGGAAATGCCTGGGGGTGGACTGAAGACAACTTCAATGGTTATCCTGGCTTCCAAACACACCCGTATTATGATGACTTTTCAGATCCATCTTTTGATGGATTTCATAATATTATAGTA GGTGGCTCTTGGGCATCAACAGGCCAGCAAGCTTCCTGGTTCAACCGTGCTAGTTTTCGAAGGCACTTTTTCCAACACGTTGGATTCCGACTGGTATCCAGTATAAATACTTCAGACATTCCACCTATCCGTGTAATTAGCTCTAAAGTTCACATCCTCTCTGTAGGCTCAAAAG aAAAcatgtgcttattaccatacaCACACAAGAACATGTTTGTGCCAACTGCTAACAAACAGATTTTAAATGATACTGCTGGAAACTTGAACAAAATGCTATATAAGCAATATGGTGTCATCAGCAACAATTACTATGGTAACCTTGCAGAGTTTGTTGATGGAACAATGCATGATAATAATCCACTGCAATCAGCACTCGTTCTTGGATGTGCCACTGGAAGATTAGCATTTCATCTTTCTCGTACATTTTCAAAA GTAACTGGTATTGATTACAGTAGTCGATTTCTGGAAGCTGCCATTGCATTAAAAAGAGATGGTACTTTTGAATATTCTGATAATACACACACTAAGGATAATagttcaaaaacatttgatgacTCGTGGAGTAAAAAAAAAGTGGTAGTTCCATTTGATATTGACAGAAGTAGGGTTTTATTTAAACAG